A segment of the Nitrospirota bacterium genome:
CTCCGCCTGCCCCTCCACCTGGTCGGCATCCTGCCGGCCACGGAGAACATGCCGGGGGGCCGCGCGATCAAGCCCGGCGACATCCTGAAGACCCTCTCGGGCAAGACCGTGGAGGTGCAGAACACCGACGCGGAGGGCCGCCTGATCCTCGCGGACGGGCTGGCCTACGCCACCCGCTACAAACCGGCGGCGATCGTCGACGTGGCCACGCTCACCGGTGCCTGCGTCGTGGCGCTCGGGCAGTTCGCGATCGGGATGTTCAGCAACGACGAGCGGCTGAAGGGCCGCATCCAGCAGGCGGGGGCGAGGGCGGGCGAGCGGGTCTGGGAGATGCCGCTCTGGGAGGAGTACTTCGAGCAGCTCCGGAGCGACGTGGCCGACATGCGGAACATCGGCGGGCGAGGCGGCGGCATGATCACGGCCGCCCTGTTCCTGAGCAAGTTCGTGGGGGACTGTCCCTGGGTGCACCTGGACATCGCCAGCACCGACTGGAGCGAGCGGGAGCGGGCCTACATCGCCAAGGGCCCGACGGGCATCGGCACGCGTCTCTTGCTCCAGTACCTGCTGCACGAAGCCGAATCTCGTGATGAGTGACGCGTGACGGGTGACAAGCGATGACGAAAAGACTCAGAGACGCTTCCGATTCTTTACGCGTCACGTGTCACGCATCACCTGTCACGGTCTGGTGTGGCTGCCGATGACCGCCCTGCGCGACCAGATCGGCCAACTCTTCATGCTGGGGTTCGCCGGCACTTCGGTGTCGGCTGAACTGGCGGACCTGCTGCGGGAGTACAAGCCCGGCGGCGTCATCCTGTTCGCGCGGAACCTCGAAAGAGTCGAGCAGATCGTCGCTCTCACGAACGGGCTGCAGAAACTCTCGCCGGACTCCCCCCTCCTGATCGCGATCGATCAGGAGGGCGGGCGCGTCTCCCGGCTGCCGGCCGGCTTCACGATCTTCCCCCCCTGCGCCCTCCTGGGGAGCTGCCAACCGACCGAACGGGCCTTGGACCTGGCCTACCGGGCTGCGGCCGTGACTGCGAGCGAATTGCGCGCCGTCGGCGTCAACATGAACATGGCGCCGGTCCTGGACGTGAACACGAATCCGGCCAATCCGATCATCGGGGACCGGGCTTTCAGCGCCGATCCGGCCGCGGTCTCCGAACTGGGGCTGGCAACCCTGCGGGGGCTCCAGGACCGCCGGGTCGTGGCCTGCGGCAAGCACTTCCCCGGCCACGGGGACACGGAAGCGGATTCCCACAAGGAGCTGCCCGTCGTCAGAGCTTCGCGCGAACGGCTCCAGACGGTCGAGCTGCTCCCCTTCCGCCACGCGATCCGGCACGGGCTTGCAACTATCATGACGGCCCACGTCCTCTATCCGGCCTTGGACGAAAACGCCCCCGCCACCCTGTCCGCGCCGATCCTGACCGGCCTCCTGCGGAACGAGCTGGGCTTCGACGGAGTGGTGCTGACGGACGACCTGGAAATGCAGGCGATCGGCGACCATTATGGCGTCGGCGAGGCGGCGGTCCTCGCGTTGCAGGCCGGCGCGGACCTGCTCCTGATCTGCCAGGAGCGCGAGCGGCAGGTTGCGGCCATGCAAACGGTGCGGCGGGCGGTGGAGGACGGTACGATCGCGCCGTCCAGTCTGGAGGCCTCGCTCCGCCGGATCGCAGCCCTCAAGCAGCGCTTCCTCCATCCCTATGCACCGGCCGACCCGGTTGCTGCGCGGCTGATGGTCGGGAGCCAGGCGCACCGCTCGGTGCTCGAGGCCCTCGTGCGGACCAGTCCCCCGTCCGTGAAGACGCCTGCGTGAACGGTCCAGCCACCGGCAAGGTCGGACCGGCCGGGCCCAGGGAGATCTGGGCCTGGTGCATGTATGATTTCGCCAACTCCTCCTTCACCACCCTGATCGTCACGGTCGCCTACAGCGTGTACTTCGTCCAGGTGGTCGCCCGGGACGTCGGGCTAGCCGGCTCGGCGGAGCGCGTCTGGTTCTGGGGCTACGCGGTCTCGATGCTGCTCGCGGCGGTCCTCTCCCCGTCCCTGGGCGCCGTGGCGGACGCGCGCGCCGCCAAGCGGGCCTTCCTGATCGGCTCGACCCTGGTCTGCGTCGCCTGCACCGCGCTCCTCTACGTCGTCCAGGCCGGGGATGTCTGGGCCGGGCTGGTCCTGTTCGGCGCCGCCAACGTCGCCTTCGAGTTGGGCTTCCTCTTCTGCAGCGCGTTCCTGGTCGAGATCGCCACCACGGAGACGATGGGCCGGATTTCCGGCTACGGCTGGGGCCTCGGTTACGCCGGAGGGCTCCTCTCGTTGGCCCTCGCCTACCCGTTCATCAAGAACGGGTTCGCGGAGAGCAACCTCTCCCAGTACCGGCTCAGCTTCGTCGTGACTGCCGCTTTTTTCCTGGTTGCGGCCCTGCCGACGTTCTGGCTGCTCAAGGAGCGGGCGGTGCCGCAACCGGACCGCGGAGTCTCCTTCTGGGAGCAGGCCTTCTCCAGGCTGGCCGCCACCGCGCGGCAACTCCGCCGCTACCGGGACCTGGCCGCCTACCTCGTCGCGTACCTGATTTATACGGATGCCATCAACACGGTCATCGTCGCGTCGGCCATCTTCGCGAACAAAGTCCTGGACTTTTCGCCGGGCGATCTGATTATCTACTTCCTCATTACGCAGGTGACGGCCGGGCTGGGCGCCGTGGGCTTCGGCCGGCTGGCGGACCGGATCGGCGCCAAGCGGACGATCAGCGTGACCCTGCTCATCTGGATCGCGCTGGCCGTTGCCGCCTCGCTGGTCAGGACCCACGCCCAGTTCTACGCGATCGGTCTCCTGGCCGGCTCGGTCCTGGGCGCGAACCAGACGGCCAGCCGCACGCTGCTCGGCCAGTTCACGCCGGTCGGCCGGCAGGCGCAGTTCTTCGGCTTCTTCTCGGTCACCGGCAAGTTCGCGGCGGTGTTGGGGCCGGTGATCTACGGGGAGGTGACGGCCCGGACCGGCAGCCAGCGCTGGGCCGTCCTGTCCATGGCCGTCCTGTTCGCGATCGGGCTGCTGGCGTTCCAGACGGTGGACGAGGCGCGGGGAAAGGCCGCCGCATCAAACACGTGAGACGTGGAGCGCGCTGCAAGCTGGGCCTCTTCTCATCCTTTCGCCTCACGTCTCACCTCGTGCATCTCACGGGATTTTTATGGCGTTGAAGAAGGGCGACATCATTGACGAGCGGAAGCGGCACCCGGACGGGTGCGGCCTGGTCGTGAAGATCATGGGCGGGGGCGAGGGGTTCGAAAAGATCGTCTGCTGCGGACACGAGCTGACCGAGGAGGATGTCGTCACGCAGCTCGGCTCGCCCCTGGGACGCAGGAAGGGAGGCCTGCCGGTCGGCTGCGTGCTCGACGAGAAGAGGCTGCACCCCGGCTCCTGCGGCCTCCGGGTCATGGTCCTGGACGGGGGAGCCGGCTTTCAGGAGATCGTCTGCTGCGGCCATTCGCTCACGGTCACGTCGGTGCAGGACCTGCGGTTCGGGCAGATGCGCGGCACGCCGCCGGGCGAGACGGGTCAGCAGGGAACGGCATGAAGACGTGAAACGTGAACCGTGAGACGTGAAACGTAAATAGTGAAGGAGGGGTCAGTTTTCAGGTGTCAGTGCCGGAAACTGAGAACTGAGAACTTCTTTGCGACCGGCGTCACGAGCCACGAACGACGAGTCACGGGGGCCCTATGCGCGACCGGACCGAGGCGATGAAGGATTGGCTGACCAGGATGGAATGGCTGGATCGGTGGGGCTACATCACCGCCGGCTTCAGCCTGCTCATCCTGGGCATGCTGATTTTCGCCTACAGCTGGTACACGTTCATCCACGGTGCGTTCAAGGTCGGACTGCTCGTGGCCGGCCTCAAGCTGTTGAACGACCTCCTGCTGGTCATCATCCTGCTCGAGCTTTTTCGTACGGTCGTCCGCTTCCTCCAGACCGAGATCCTGGCCCTCGAGCCCTACCTGGCCGTCGGCATCATCGCCTGCACGAGGCGGATCCTGACGGCCAGCGCCGAATTGTCGCACCAGCCGGACATCACCAGCGAGCTGTTCAACCGGTACCTGATGGACGTCGGGGTCAACGTCGGGGTCATCATCGTCCTGGTCGTCGGCGTCTTCGTCATCCGCAAGCGGCCGGCGCAAGCGGACGCGACGAGTCTCGCGCCCCGGCCATGACCCTCGTCCACCGCCGTCGCCAGTCTGTCTTTCCCTGACCGTCGATGCCGACGCCTCTCGCGCCCGTGGATGAGCCGGACAAGCCGGCGGAGCAGTGGAAGCAGGTTGTCGGGCTGACCCTCGGGCCGGTCGTGGCCGGACTCGTCTACCTGGCCCCGCTGCCGGCCCTTTCCCCGGCCGCCCATACGCTGGCGGCGATCCTGACCTGGGTCGTCCTCTTTTGGATCGCCGAGCCGATCCCGCTGCCGGTCACGGCCTTGCTCGGCACGGCGCTCTGCGTTCTGGCGGGCCTGGGCTCAGCCAAAAGCATCTTCGCCTCCTACGCCCATCCGATCATCTTCCTGTTCATCGGAAGCTTTTTTCTGGCTGAGGCCATGGCCGCCCACGGCGTGGACCGTCGGTTCGCCACGTGGATGCTCGGCCTCTCCTGGGTCCAGGCCCGTCCCTCGCGGGTGCTCCTGGCCATGGGCCTCGTCACCGCCGTGATCTCGATGTGGATCAGCAACACCGCCGCCACGGCCCTGATGCTGCCGGTGGCGCTGGGCGTCTGCGCCACGCTCCGCGGGACCGAAGTGGATCACTTGGGCGAATGCCGGATCGCCCTGATGCTCATGCTCTCCTACGCCGCGACGGCGGGTGGGGTGGCCACGATCATCGGCACGCCGCCGAACCTGATCGGGGCGGGACTCCTCGCGCAACAGACCGGCGCGGCCGTTCCCTTCCTGACCTGGATGGTGTTCGGTCTGCCGCTGGCGATCCTGATGCTCGCCGTCTGCTGGAGCCTGCTCCTCAAGCTCCATCCCCCTGAGACGCCGGTCCTGCCGGACTTCGCTCACCAACTTCACGAGCAGCGCCGCGCGCTCGGCCCATGGACCAGGGGGCAGGTCAACGCCTGCCTGGTCTTCGGCCTCGCCCTGCTGCTCTGGATCGGGCCCGGGTTGCTCGCGGCGTGGCTCGGCTCGGAGAATCCCCTCGTGGCTTGGTTCGACCGGCGCCTGCCGAACGAGCTGGTCGCGTTGTTGGCCGCCTGCCTGCTGTTCATCCTCCCGACGGATTTCAAGCAGGGGCGCTTCACCCTCTCCTGGCGGCAGGCGAGCGACATCAACTGGGGCACGATCCTGCTGTTCGGCGGCGGGCTGGCCTTCGGGGACCTCATGGTCAAGACGGAACTCTCGAACACGGTCGGAAGGGGTTTCGTCGAGTACTTCGGCGTGAGCACGCTGTGGAGCCTCACGGCGGTCTCGATTGCGGCGTCGGTGCTCGTCAGCGAACTGGCCTCCAATACCGCCTCGGCCAGCATGCTCGTGCCGCTGGCGATCGCGATCGCCCAGTCCGCCGGAGTCTCGCCGGTCCCGCCGGCCCTGGGGGCCTGCCTGGGCGCGAGTCTCGGCTTCGCCCTGCCCGTCTCCACCCCGCCCAACGCGCTGGTCTACGGGACCGGTCTCGTCCCGATGCGGAGCATGGTCCAGGCCGGCATCCTCTTCGATTTGCTCGGCGCCGTCCTGATCTGGGTGACGCTCCGTCTCTTCTGCCCGCTCCTCGGCCTGGCGTAGAGAAGCGTCGTTCGTCACCCGCTCTTGCCTAGGGTCTTCGGTTATGGCATCATGCCACCCCTCGGATTCTTCTCCGTTTTCTCTTTTGGAGTCATTGAGGTGGCGCCGCTCTTGGAATACGTCGGCTGCATCCATATCTTTCTCGGACCCTACCGCGGGAATCCCATCGCGCTGTATCTGAAGCGGACGGATCACGGCTGCGAGATCGGGCCGCGGTTCTATCCGTGGAACGACGTGGTGGGGAAGGGCGAGACGCCGAACAAGGCGGCGGCCGACTTCGAGGAGAAGTGGAAGACCAAAGGGCTCGCCTCGGAGATGTACGACGGGCCGTCTTGGGAGAGCGGGATCAAGCCGGAGAAACCCGCCCCGCCGAAGCCGCCCGCCGCCCCGAAGCCTCCCACGGGTGCCGCTCCGACCGGCGGGGCCTCGCCGGCGCCGGCCAAACCGGCAGCCGCTCCCGCTCCGAAACCCGAATCGGCTGAGACCCCCGCCGAAAAGGCCGCGCCGGCCGGCGACGCGAGCTGATCTCTCGCAGGCGAGAGGCCCGAGGCGCGGGGCTAGAGGATGCTCCCTTCGCCGGAAGCTTTTTCCCTTGCCCCTCGCCCCTCGCCTCTTGCCCCCTGTTCCGCCAGCCGACTGTGCCTCATCCCGTACCCCAGGTACAGGGCGGTGCCGATGACGGTCCAGACCCCGAACCGGATCCAGGTGATCAGCGGGAGGAAGGCCATCAGGCCGAGGCAGGCGGCCATGCCCAGGATGGGGACCCAGGGCATGAACGGAATGCGGAACGGCCGGGGGTGGGACGGGCGGGCCCGCCGCAGCACGATGACGCTGGCGCAGACGAGCACGAAGGCGAAGAGAGTGCCGATGTTGGTCATGTCGGCGGCCTCGCCGATCGGCACCAGGGCGGCCAGCACGGCCACGCCGACGCCCGTGAGGAGCGTCGCGTGGTGCGGCGTGCCGAAGCGCGGATGCACGGTCGAGAGCCAGGGCCACAGGAGCCGGTCGCGCGACATGGCGAAGAAGACGCGGATCTGCCCGATCATCATCACGAACAGCACGCTCGTGATCCCCGCCAGGGCGCCGGTGGCCACCAGCGCCGCCCCCCAGTTGAACCCCACCAGACGCAGCGCCTCCGCGACCGGGGCGTGCACGTCGATTTTCGCGTAGGGGACGATGCCGGTCAGGACCGCCGCGACGGCCACGTAAAGCACGGTGCAGATCCCCAGCGACGCGATGATGCCGATTGGCAGGTCCCGCTGCGGGTTGCGCGCCTCCTCCGCCGTCGTGGACACGGCGTCGAAGCCGATGTAGGCGAAGAAGACGATGGCGGCGGCGGCGCCCACCCCCTGATACCCGTAGGGCATGAAGGGCGTCCAGTTGGCCGGCTCGACCCACCGCAGCCCGACGAAGATGAAGAACAGGATGACCGCAATCTTGACGAGCACGATCAGGCCGGTGGTCCGCGCGCTCTCTTTCACGCCGATCACCAGCACGATCGTCACCAGCAGGACGATGATCGCCGCGGGCAGGTTGACCAGGCCGCCGTCCACGCCGGGCGGGTGGATCGCCCAGGCCGGCAGGTGGAGGCCCAGGGTTTTCAGGATGTTGTTGAAGTAGCCGGACCAGCCGATCGAGACCACGACGCAGGCCACCCCGTATTCCAGGATCAGGTTCCAGCCGGTGATCCAGGCCAGGAACTCGCCGAGCGTGGCGTAGGAATAGGTGTAGGCGCTGCCGGCCACCGGCAGCATGGCGGCCAGCTCTGCATAGCAGAGGGCGGCGAGCGTGCAGGTCAGGCCCGAGAGGACAAACGAGAGCACGATGCCCGGCCCCGCCCCGGGCCGGTTGCCGTCGCCGACCGTGGCGGTCCCCACCAGCACGAAGATGCCGGTGCCGATGATCCCGCCGATGCCGAGCGCGGTCAGGTCCCAGGCCGTCAGCGTCTTCTTGAGCCGGTGAGTCGGATGGTTGCAGTCCTCCAGGATCTGCTCGACGCTCTTGGTGCGGAACAGGGACGACAACATGGTCAACGGAGTCCGTGAAGGGTGATGGGCGACGGGTGACGGGTGAGACGCGCGGCGAGTTTACTCATCACGCACCACTCGTCACGCGTCACGAACTGAGGCGGGCGGCGGCGAGGAAGGCCAGGAACAGCCGGCGCTGGGTTTCGTCCCGGTCGTAGAGGAACTCCGGATGCCATTGGACGCCCAGCAGGAACGGATGGCGGGACGCATCCGCAGCCTCGACGGCTTCGATGATCCCGTCCGGTGCCTCGGCGCTGACGGTCAGGGCCGCCGCCGGTTTTTTCACCGACTGGTGGTGCGAGCTGTTCACCAGGATTCGAGCCCCGCGCGTGATCCGACGCAGGAGGCTGCGGGGCGCCACCTGCACCGGATGGGCCGCCTTGGTCGCCGGCCCGGGCGCCCGATGCTGGAGCGCCGACGGGCATTGCGCGGCGATGTCCTGCACGAGGCTGCCTCCCAGCGCGACGTTGAGCACCTGCATCCCGCCGCAGACGCCCAGGATCGGCACGCGGGCCTTGACGGCCAGCCGCGCCACCCCCAGCTCGAATTCATACCGCTGACGGCTCATCACCCGGAACCGGTACCGCTGACGCTCCCCGTACAGACGGGGCGGCAGATCCGGGCCGCTGCCGGTGAGCAGCAGTCCGTCCAGGCCCTTGAGCAGCCGGCGCTGCAGGGCCGGGTCGGAAGTGAGCGGCAGGATGACGGGCAGGCCGCCCAGGTCCTCCACCGCGCGCACGTACCGGGCGCGCAGGAAGTAGGTCGGCTCCTTGCCGCCCCATTCCTTCCTGTCGCCCGCGTTGAAGTCCGGCGTGACGCCGATGAGGGGTTTCATGGTTGGTCCGTCGAGCGGGGCGCTCCCGCCGCACCGGGCCGGGGCGGTCGGCGGTCACTTCGTGCCCGAGGCATCGTTCGCCGGCACCCCCAGGAAGCGGACCGACCGGTCGCCCGTCAGATGCTCCGGCGTGATGACGTACGTGCCGTACACGCTCGTCCCGACGACGCTCATGGCCGCCTCGTTGTTGCCGCCGGAAAAAACCCAGGTGAGGCCGCCGGTCACGCCGCCCAGGATGGCGAAGGCGATCTTGACCGCTCCGTACGGAAGCGTGACGAGCCAACTGGCGGCTCCCAATCCGGCGCCACTGAGGGTGCCGGCGTTAGGATCCTCCGTTGAGACGCTCGACGTCTTGGCAGGCTCGGCCGCCCACCCAGTCGGAGTCACGGTCAGGTGAGCCAGGGCTAGGATCATCACAACCACCACCGCCTTCGTCCATGAACTACGCACGGGAAGTGC
Coding sequences within it:
- the nagZ gene encoding beta-N-acetylhexosaminidase — its product is MTALRDQIGQLFMLGFAGTSVSAELADLLREYKPGGVILFARNLERVEQIVALTNGLQKLSPDSPLLIAIDQEGGRVSRLPAGFTIFPPCALLGSCQPTERALDLAYRAAAVTASELRAVGVNMNMAPVLDVNTNPANPIIGDRAFSADPAAVSELGLATLRGLQDRRVVACGKHFPGHGDTEADSHKELPVVRASRERLQTVELLPFRHAIRHGLATIMTAHVLYPALDENAPATLSAPILTGLLRNELGFDGVVLTDDLEMQAIGDHYGVGEAAVLALQAGADLLLICQERERQVAAMQTVRRAVEDGTIAPSSLEASLRRIAALKQRFLHPYAPADPVAARLMVGSQAHRSVLEALVRTSPPSVKTPA
- a CDS encoding MFS transporter codes for the protein MNGPATGKVGPAGPREIWAWCMYDFANSSFTTLIVTVAYSVYFVQVVARDVGLAGSAERVWFWGYAVSMLLAAVLSPSLGAVADARAAKRAFLIGSTLVCVACTALLYVVQAGDVWAGLVLFGAANVAFELGFLFCSAFLVEIATTETMGRISGYGWGLGYAGGLLSLALAYPFIKNGFAESNLSQYRLSFVVTAAFFLVAALPTFWLLKERAVPQPDRGVSFWEQAFSRLAATARQLRRYRDLAAYLVAYLIYTDAINTVIVASAIFANKVLDFSPGDLIIYFLITQVTAGLGAVGFGRLADRIGAKRTISVTLLIWIALAVAASLVRTHAQFYAIGLLAGSVLGANQTASRTLLGQFTPVGRQAQFFGFFSVTGKFAAVLGPVIYGEVTARTGSQRWAVLSMAVLFAIGLLAFQTVDEARGKAAASNT
- a CDS encoding phosphate-starvation-inducible PsiE family protein translates to MRDRTEAMKDWLTRMEWLDRWGYITAGFSLLILGMLIFAYSWYTFIHGAFKVGLLVAGLKLLNDLLLVIILLELFRTVVRFLQTEILALEPYLAVGIIACTRRILTASAELSHQPDITSELFNRYLMDVGVNVGVIIVLVVGVFVIRKRPAQADATSLAPRP
- a CDS encoding DASS family sodium-coupled anion symporter, which codes for MPTPLAPVDEPDKPAEQWKQVVGLTLGPVVAGLVYLAPLPALSPAAHTLAAILTWVVLFWIAEPIPLPVTALLGTALCVLAGLGSAKSIFASYAHPIIFLFIGSFFLAEAMAAHGVDRRFATWMLGLSWVQARPSRVLLAMGLVTAVISMWISNTAATALMLPVALGVCATLRGTEVDHLGECRIALMLMLSYAATAGGVATIIGTPPNLIGAGLLAQQTGAAVPFLTWMVFGLPLAILMLAVCWSLLLKLHPPETPVLPDFAHQLHEQRRALGPWTRGQVNACLVFGLALLLWIGPGLLAAWLGSENPLVAWFDRRLPNELVALLAACLLFILPTDFKQGRFTLSWRQASDINWGTILLFGGGLAFGDLMVKTELSNTVGRGFVEYFGVSTLWSLTAVSIAASVLVSELASNTASASMLVPLAIAIAQSAGVSPVPPALGACLGASLGFALPVSTPPNALVYGTGLVPMRSMVQAGILFDLLGAVLIWVTLRLFCPLLGLA
- a CDS encoding amino acid permease, producing MLSSLFRTKSVEQILEDCNHPTHRLKKTLTAWDLTALGIGGIIGTGIFVLVGTATVGDGNRPGAGPGIVLSFVLSGLTCTLAALCYAELAAMLPVAGSAYTYSYATLGEFLAWITGWNLILEYGVACVVVSIGWSGYFNNILKTLGLHLPAWAIHPPGVDGGLVNLPAAIIVLLVTIVLVIGVKESARTTGLIVLVKIAVILFFIFVGLRWVEPANWTPFMPYGYQGVGAAAAIVFFAYIGFDAVSTTAEEARNPQRDLPIGIIASLGICTVLYVAVAAVLTGIVPYAKIDVHAPVAEALRLVGFNWGAALVATGALAGITSVLFVMMIGQIRVFFAMSRDRLLWPWLSTVHPRFGTPHHATLLTGVGVAVLAALVPIGEAADMTNIGTLFAFVLVCASVIVLRRARPSHPRPFRIPFMPWVPILGMAACLGLMAFLPLITWIRFGVWTVIGTALYLGYGMRHSRLAEQGARGEGRGAREKASGEGSIL
- a CDS encoding gamma-glutamyl-gamma-aminobutyrate hydrolase family protein (Members of this family of hydrolases with an active site Cys residue belong to MEROPS family C26.), with product MKPLIGVTPDFNAGDRKEWGGKEPTYFLRARYVRAVEDLGGLPVILPLTSDPALQRRLLKGLDGLLLTGSGPDLPPRLYGERQRYRFRVMSRQRYEFELGVARLAVKARVPILGVCGGMQVLNVALGGSLVQDIAAQCPSALQHRAPGPATKAAHPVQVAPRSLLRRITRGARILVNSSHHQSVKKPAAALTVSAEAPDGIIEAVEAADASRHPFLLGVQWHPEFLYDRDETQRRLFLAFLAAARLSS